One window of Rhizobium leguminosarum genomic DNA carries:
- the nuoF gene encoding NADH-quinone oxidoreductase subunit NuoF translates to MLQDKDRIFPNIYGLKDKSLKGAMGRGHWDGTKQILEKGRDWIINEMKASGLRGRGGAGFPTGLKWSFMPKESDGRPHYLVVNADESEPGTCKDRDIMRHDPHTLIEGCVIASFAMGANAAYIYVRGEYIREREALQAAIDECYDYGLLGKNNKLGWDMDIFVHHGAGAYICGEETALLESLEGKKGQPRLKPPFPANMGLYGCPTTVNNVESIAVAPTILRRGAGWFSAIGRPNNVGTKLFMLSGHVNKPCTVEEEMGITFRELVDRHAGGIRGGWDNLLAVIPGGASCPIVPAKDIIDCPMDFDGLRGVGSSFGTAAAIVMDKSTDVIKAIARISAFFKHESCGQCTPCREGTGWMWRVMERMAKGNAQKREIDMLFQVTKQIEGHTICALGDAAAWPVQGLIRNFRPEIEKRIDQYTASALDHGAVLEAAE, encoded by the coding sequence ATGTTACAAGATAAAGACCGCATCTTTCCCAACATCTACGGCCTGAAGGACAAGTCCCTGAAGGGCGCGATGGGCCGCGGCCACTGGGACGGCACCAAGCAGATTCTCGAAAAGGGTCGCGACTGGATTATCAACGAGATGAAGGCGTCCGGCCTTCGCGGTCGCGGCGGCGCCGGCTTCCCCACCGGCCTCAAATGGTCCTTCATGCCGAAGGAAAGCGACGGCCGCCCGCATTATCTCGTCGTCAACGCCGACGAATCGGAGCCCGGCACCTGCAAAGACCGCGACATCATGCGCCACGATCCGCATACGCTGATCGAAGGCTGCGTCATCGCCAGCTTCGCCATGGGCGCCAATGCGGCCTACATCTATGTGCGCGGCGAATATATCCGCGAGCGCGAAGCGCTGCAGGCGGCGATCGACGAATGTTATGATTACGGCCTGCTCGGCAAGAACAACAAGCTCGGCTGGGACATGGACATCTTCGTCCATCACGGCGCCGGCGCCTATATCTGCGGCGAGGAAACAGCCCTGCTTGAAAGCCTCGAGGGCAAGAAGGGCCAGCCGCGCCTGAAACCGCCTTTCCCGGCCAATATGGGCCTTTACGGCTGCCCGACGACGGTTAACAACGTCGAATCGATCGCCGTTGCGCCGACGATCCTGCGCCGCGGCGCTGGCTGGTTTTCGGCCATCGGCCGCCCGAACAACGTCGGCACCAAGCTGTTCATGCTCTCCGGCCACGTCAACAAGCCGTGCACCGTCGAAGAGGAAATGGGCATCACCTTCCGCGAACTGGTCGACCGCCATGCCGGCGGCATCCGCGGCGGCTGGGACAATCTGCTCGCGGTCATTCCGGGCGGCGCATCCTGCCCGATCGTTCCGGCCAAGGACATCATCGACTGCCCGATGGATTTCGACGGCCTGCGCGGCGTCGGCTCCTCCTTCGGCACGGCCGCCGCGATCGTCATGGACAAGTCGACCGACGTCATCAAGGCGATCGCCCGCATCTCCGCCTTCTTCAAGCACGAGAGCTGCGGCCAGTGCACGCCCTGCCGCGAAGGCACCGGCTGGATGTGGCGGGTGATGGAGCGCATGGCCAAGGGCAATGCCCAGAAGCGCGAAATCGACATGCTGTTCCAGGTGACGAAGCAGATCGAAGGCCACACCATCTGCGCGCTCGGCGACGCCGCCGCATGGCCGGTGCAGGGTCTGATCCGTAACTTCCGTCCCGAGATCGAAAAACGCATCGACCAGTATACGGCAAGCGCCCTTGATCATGGCGCGGTTCTGGAGGCGGCTGAATAA